Proteins encoded within one genomic window of Cucumis sativus cultivar 9930 chromosome 3, Cucumber_9930_V3, whole genome shotgun sequence:
- the LOC101209156 gene encoding pantoate--beta-alanine ligase isoform X1, protein MKIFHFDPPFLLNLHFQSPMARKENQTIIITDKYQMRTWARTMRSLSNTIALVPTMGFLHDGHLSLIQEAHNHSQLVVVSIYVNPSQFAPSEDLSTYPSDFDGDIRKLMDVPGGVDVVFHPHNLYDYGVESAMDCAGMPDVSCLEESGSGHETWVRVERLEKGMCGRSRPVFFRGVATVVAKLFNIVDPDVAVFGKKDYQQWRIIRRMVRDLDFSINVVGFEIVRDADGLAMSSRNVRLSPEERQKALSINRSLSKAKSAAERGELNCKRLKNLVADEIQEAGGELDYAEIVEQESLEVMEEIKSPVVILIAAWFGKVRLIDNIEINI, encoded by the exons atgaaaattttccacTTTGATCCACCGTTTCTACTCAACCTTCACTTTCAGTCTCCAATGGCGAGGAAGGAGAATCAGACTATCATAATTACGGACAAGTACCAGATGAGGACATGGGCGAGAACCATGAGATCTCTATCCAATACCATCGCCCTTGTTCCCACCATGGGTTTCCTTCACGACGGCCATCTCTCTCTAATCCAAGAAGCTCACAACCATTCACAGCTCGTCGTCGTCTCTATATACGTTAACCCTAGCCAATTTGCCCCTTCCGAGGATCTCTCAACCTATCCTTCAGATTTCGACGGCGACATTCGGAAGCTCATGGATGTTCCTGGAGGAGTTGATGTCGTTTTCCATCCTCACAATCTCTACGACTATGGAGTTGAATCAGCTATGGATTGTGCTGGAATGCCCGACGTTTCTTGCTTGGAGGAATCCGGTTCAGGGCATGAAACATGGGTTAGGGTTGAGCGTTTGGAGAAGGGCATGTGTGGGAGAAGTAGGCCTGTTTTCTTCAGAGGGGTTGCTACCGTTGTTGCTAAGTTGTTCAATATTGTGGACCCGGATGTTGCCGTGTTTGGGAAGAAGGATTATCAGCAATGGCGGATTATCAGGCGGATG GTTCGAGatcttgatttttctataaacGTTGTGGGGTTTGAAATCGTGCGTGATGCTGATGGTCTTGCAATGAGTTCTCGCAATGTGCGGCTCTCACCTGAAGAAAGACAAAAG GCATTGTCTATAAACAGATCATTGTCAAAAGCAAAATCTGCAGCAGAACGAGGTGAACTCAATTGCAAAAGGTTAAAAAACTTGGTTGCCGATGAAATACAAGAAGCTGGCGGAGAACTGGATTATGCTGAG ATTGTGGAACAAGAGAGTTTAGAGGTGATGGAGGAGATCAAGAGTCCAGTTGTGATCTTGATTGCCGCTTGGTTTGGCAAAGTCAGGCTCATAGACAACATCGAAATAAACATTTga
- the LOC101209156 gene encoding pantoate--beta-alanine ligase isoform X2 translates to MARKENQTIIITDKYQMRTWARTMRSLSNTIALVPTMGFLHDGHLSLIQEAHNHSQLVVVSIYVNPSQFAPSEDLSTYPSDFDGDIRKLMDVPGGVDVVFHPHNLYDYGVESAMDCAGMPDVSCLEESGSGHETWVRVERLEKGMCGRSRPVFFRGVATVVAKLFNIVDPDVAVFGKKDYQQWRIIRRMVRDLDFSINVVGFEIVRDADGLAMSSRNVRLSPEERQKALSINRSLSKAKSAAERGELNCKRLKNLVADEIQEAGGELDYAEIVEQESLEVMEEIKSPVVILIAAWFGKVRLIDNIEINI, encoded by the exons ATGGCGAGGAAGGAGAATCAGACTATCATAATTACGGACAAGTACCAGATGAGGACATGGGCGAGAACCATGAGATCTCTATCCAATACCATCGCCCTTGTTCCCACCATGGGTTTCCTTCACGACGGCCATCTCTCTCTAATCCAAGAAGCTCACAACCATTCACAGCTCGTCGTCGTCTCTATATACGTTAACCCTAGCCAATTTGCCCCTTCCGAGGATCTCTCAACCTATCCTTCAGATTTCGACGGCGACATTCGGAAGCTCATGGATGTTCCTGGAGGAGTTGATGTCGTTTTCCATCCTCACAATCTCTACGACTATGGAGTTGAATCAGCTATGGATTGTGCTGGAATGCCCGACGTTTCTTGCTTGGAGGAATCCGGTTCAGGGCATGAAACATGGGTTAGGGTTGAGCGTTTGGAGAAGGGCATGTGTGGGAGAAGTAGGCCTGTTTTCTTCAGAGGGGTTGCTACCGTTGTTGCTAAGTTGTTCAATATTGTGGACCCGGATGTTGCCGTGTTTGGGAAGAAGGATTATCAGCAATGGCGGATTATCAGGCGGATG GTTCGAGatcttgatttttctataaacGTTGTGGGGTTTGAAATCGTGCGTGATGCTGATGGTCTTGCAATGAGTTCTCGCAATGTGCGGCTCTCACCTGAAGAAAGACAAAAG GCATTGTCTATAAACAGATCATTGTCAAAAGCAAAATCTGCAGCAGAACGAGGTGAACTCAATTGCAAAAGGTTAAAAAACTTGGTTGCCGATGAAATACAAGAAGCTGGCGGAGAACTGGATTATGCTGAG ATTGTGGAACAAGAGAGTTTAGAGGTGATGGAGGAGATCAAGAGTCCAGTTGTGATCTTGATTGCCGCTTGGTTTGGCAAAGTCAGGCTCATAGACAACATCGAAATAAACATTTga